The genomic interval CCGCTGATCGCGCTTGATGCCGGTCGTCCCTATGCCGGCGAACTGCCGGTTGGCGCTGCCGAAGGCAATGGCTTCCGCGTGACTGTCGAAATGACCTCGCTGCTGGGTTGCTCGGGCGAAGATTTCGCCTCGATCCTCAATTCGCTTGGTTATCGCGTTAAACGCACGCCAAAGGTTGCCGCTCCTGCCGTGGCCGCCGAGGCAACTGCCGAAGCACCGGCACTCGAGGAAGTTCTGGCTGAAAATCCAGCCAGCACTGACGCTGTCGATGAAGCCCCGGTCGAAGCCGTCACCGCTGACGTTGCGCCGGCCATCGAAGCCGAGATTCCGGCAACCACGATTGTCGAAGCAACGCCCGATACGGCCGAGGCTGCGCCTGCTGCCGCTGCCGAACCAGAGTTTGACGAAGTGTGGTCGCCTGCCGGCAAGCGTCCGGACAACAAGCGCCACGACAGCCGTCGTCGTCCTGAAGGCGAAGTTCAGGCCAAGCGCCCCGAGCGCAACCAGCGCCCACAGGCGCCGCGTCGTCCCGAAGGCGAAGTGCAGGACCTTTCCAAGGCCCAGCATCTGCGTCCCAAGGCCGACAATCGCAACCGCCCCGACAACCGACGTCCTGCCGACCAGCAGGGCGAGCGCGCCAAGTTCGAGCGGCCACGCGAAGAGCGCAAGGAAAAGGCTTTCGATCCCGATAGCCCATTCGCCAAGCTGATGGCGCTCAAGGCGCCCAAGGGGCAGTAAGCGATTGGCAGGAACTCTCGAACCGGTCCGCAAAGAGCGGCTCGACAAGTTCCTGTTTTTCGCGCGGGCCATCAAGTCCCGCACCCTGGCGCAGAAATTCATCGAAAGCGGCGCAGTTCGCGTCAACTCCGAACGCACAGACCGCTCCGACCTCAAGGTCGGGGCGGGCGATGTGCTGACGATGAGCCTGCACAACCGCATCACGGTCTGGCGGATCCTGGACTGCGGCACCCGCCGCGGCCCCGCCCCCGAAGCCCAGGCTCTCTACGAGGACCTCTCCCCACCGGCCCTGCCCAAATCCGAACAATCCCCCTACGAAGCCGCCATCGCGCCACGCGGAGATGGCGCCGGCCGTCCAACGAAGAAAGAACGCCGCGACACGGATAAACTCCGCGGCGGGGACGAGTAGGGGCGGCCTACCACCCCAATTCAAACAACCACCACGCTGCCCTCGGGCTCGACCCGAGGGCCACTCGCCATAGCACACAACTCTTCGTTTTGGACGCGAGTGCGCCTTACACAATGCACCATGCCCGCTGATAGTGGCCCCCGGGTCGAGCCCGAGGGCAGCGCCGGATGCTGGGAACTGCATAGGGAGCTATCCAAAGCACCCAAAGTCTCTCGCGACTGCACTGAAACGTTTAGATCAACCCGCTTGGCCCCCCACCGCGCTGCCCTCGGGCTTGACCCGAGGGCCACCCTCAACTTTCACTGCGCCATGGCTTGGGTCTACATCATGGCAAATAGGCGCTTTGGCACGACCTATGTCGGTGCCACCAACGATCTCATGCGCCGGGTGTGGGAGCACAAGAACGACGTTGTTCCGAGCTTCACCCGAACCCACCAGTGCCACCTGCTCGTTTATTTCGAGGAGCACCAGTCGATCTATGACGCCATGCAGCGCGAGCACAACATCAAGCACTGGGTCCGTGCCTGGAAGGACGCGCTGATAGAGGCCGACAACCCCGAATGGAGCGATCTCTTTTACGGCATCGCGCCCGGCTGAGAATGGCCCTCGGGTCAAGCCCGAGGGCAGCGGTGGAGTTTGTGGTTTGCCTCTGCGCTCCGCCACCGCCTTTCAAAATACCCACCGCGCTGTCCTCGGGCTTGACCCGAGGACCTGTTTCAAGCTGCACAGCGTGTTTGGTCGGGAGGCGGTGTTGGCGTGGTACGATCAGCACCCCCCGCCTCAAACCTTGCAGCCTGCCGAAAAACGGTTTAGCACCGGACCGTTGAGACACTGCCGGACTGCCCACCTAGATGACCTATATCGTCACAGACAATTGCATCGCCTGTAAGTACACTGACTGCGTGGAAGTGTGTCCGGTGGACTGTTTCTACGAAGGCGAGAACATGCTGGTGATTCATCCGGACGAGTGTATCGACTGTGGTGTGTGCGAGCCTGAATGCCCGGCTGAGGCGATCAAGCCGGATACCGAGTCGGGGCTCGATGAGTGGTTGGCGCTCAATACCAAGTATGCCTCCATGTGGCCCAATTTGACCGAGCGGCGTGATCCGCTGCCCGAGGCCAAGGAAAAAGACGGCGAAGATGGCAAGCTGGCCAAGTACTTCTCCGCCGAAGCCGGCGAAGGCGACTGAGTGCTGTCTCTCTGCCCCTGATGGTTGCCAAACCCGTTGTCGGCGACTGTGGATAGGCTGTGGAGAGAGTTCGGAACGGATAAAACTATGGTTATGCCCCATTCCTGTCAGGTTTGGGGACGTGCTAGCGCGTCTTGATTCGTAGTTTTTGATTTTGCTGAAAATTTGTGCTATGGTCCGGCCATATGCAGTTCAGCTCGTCACCCAGCCCGTGCCGCAAGGCACAATTTTTTTGACAAAATCGCTAGTTGAGTTGGTCTCCGGGAAGCGGACCCGGAGGTCATGATGCTTGTTCTGCGCGCTGCGTCCCGTTCGGACGCATGTAACGAGTAGGAATGGACGGTCTTTCCCGCAAGGAACTGTCCATTTAGGGCGTCAACAAGGAGTTCCATGAATATGGTAGCCAAGAAGGTACAGACACGGCTTGGGTTCAAGACTGGCGAGTACGTTGTCTATCCGGCGCATGGCGTCGGTGTGATCGTCTCGATCGAGGAACAAGAAGTCGCCGGACTGACCCTTGAGTTGTTCGTCATCAGCTTCGAACAGGACAAGCTGACCCTGCGCGTGCCTGTCGCCAAGGTCAAGTCTGTTGGCATGCGCAAGCTTGCCGAAGAAGATCTGGTGACCCAGGCCCTGACCACCGTGACCGGCCGTGCCCGCGTCAAGCGCACCATGTGGTCGCGTCGCGCCCAGGAATACGAAGCAAAGATCAATTCCGGCGATCTGATCGCCATCTCCGAAGTCGTGCGCGATCTGTATCGCTCCGAAGAGCAGCCAGAGCAGTCCTATTCGGAACGCCAGCTGTTCGAGCAGGCGATGGACCGCATGAGCCGCGAAATCGGTGCCGTTAACAAGCTGACGCTGACCGAAGCCGTTCAGCTCATCGAGAAGAACCTGGCCAAGTCGCCAAAGCGCACCAAGGCAGATGCTGCCGAAAGCGACGAGGAAGCTGCCGCCTAAGGCGACCGGTTTTTCAAGAGAATCGAAGAGGGCTGGTGGCAACACCGGCCCTTTTTGTTGTCACGCGATGGCGTGCTCGATGCTAACAATGTGTTAGCCAATTTGATGGGGATGTGAAGATGAAACTCAGCGCCAGAAACCAGATCAAGGGCACCGTGGTCGAAGTCATCAAGGGCGCCACCACCAGCCATGTCCGCATCGATATCGGCGGCGGCAATGTCGTCACGGCCTCGATCACCAATGCTGCGGTGGATGAACTTGGACTGGTGGCGGGCAAGCCGGCCTATGCCGTGATCAAGGCCTCCGACGTGATGGTCGGCGTCGATTAATCTGAGACCTCATGGTGAGCCCGTCGAACCACGAGGTTGGGCACCCCGATCCCGCCACGCCCTCGTCCTTCGACAGGCTCAGGATGAGGGCTGCTGCGGGATGAGGCCTACTTTGGGTTGTTGTCAGTCAGACCCAAAACATCACCCAACCGCGTCGTCGCACTGCCCGGTTTCAGCGGCTTTTGCTGGCTTTCATGCGGCACCCAGCCCGATAGCCAGATAATCTCGAGCGTCGCGCGCACCCGCCCGTCCGGGTCAGCATCGCGCTCGGCATAGGCCTCAGCCGCCGCCGCCAGCAGCGCCCGCGTTGCCGGTTTTTTTGACCGATCCACCAGCGGGTTAGCCGCCCCGAAATCCTTGAGCTCCTGCATCAGTGCGAACGGATTGGGATAGCGCACCACGTGCGTTTCCACATCCGCCACCGGCAGCGCCAGCCCGGCCCGCTGCAACAGTGCCCCGCCATCGCGCACCTGGATCATTGGCGCCACCCGCGCCGATGCGCCGCCAAACACCAGCGCGTCAGCCGCCAGAAATGCCTCGCGCAATTCGGTCAGTGTTTCTCCGCCCAAGGCGGCAATCATCAACAGTCCGTCTGGCGCCAGCCGCGCCCGCAGCCGCGCCAGATAGCCAGGCACGTCATTGACCACTTGCAGATGCAGAATCGAGACAATGAGGTTGAAATTATCCCCCTCATTGCCCGGTATGCCATCATCGCGGGCAAAGGCAGCATGGCGCTCAAAGGAAATTTGCGCGCTGGCGCTGCGCAAAGTCTGCGGCAGCAGGTCCATATCGGGGCCAATGATCATGGCGCGGGGGAAATCGCGGATCAGCGCGCCGAGGCGATCTTCGAGATCGGCCAGGACCAGCTCGGTGACGAAGTCGCCCTTGGCGGGTCGCCGCGCCAGATGGGCGGTGACGAGGGCGGTATCGAAGATGGCGGGTGGCTGGCTCATATCGGTCTTGCGGCCATTGGGCGGTGTGGCAGTATAGCGCCTTATGGAGAGCGGCGAGGGGCTTGTCAAAACCGGGGCGTGGCGGCGGCGGCTGGGGGCGGGTATGCGCCAGCTTGGCGGCGCGCTGCTCGATCTGGCTTATCCCCCGGTATGCCTCAACTGCGACGCGCCGACGGCATCGCCTAACACCTTGTGTTCGCAGTGCTTTCGCGCCATGCGGCCAATCACGGCGCCACTTTGTCCCCGGCTTGGCATCCCGTTCGATGCGTCGCTCGGGCCGGATGCTCTTTCGGCCGAAGCGCTCGCCGATCCGCCGCCGTTCAACCGGGCGCGGGCTGCCGTAATCTATAATGAAGTGGCTCGCACGCTGGTGTCGCGCCTCAAATATGGTGACCGACCCGAGCTGGCCCAGTTCTGCGCGCGACTGATGGCCGGGGCAGGGCACGAGCTCTGGGCGGGCGACCCCGTGCTGGTGCCGGTGCCGCTGCACCCGACGCGGCAGCGCGAGCGGCGCTACAATCAATCTGCCGAACTCGCCCATGCCCTTGGTCGTCTCACCGGCCTCCAGGTCGACACAGCGCTGGTGCAACGCATCCGCAAGACGCGCCAGCAGGTGGGTCTCAGCGGGGATGGACGACAGCGGAACGTTGCCGGTGCCTTTGCCGTTCACCCCACAATGCTGGTGCGGCTCAAGGGCCGCCGGGTGGTGCTGATAGACGATGTCTATACCACCGGCGCCACGATCAAGGCGGTGACGCGCACACTGCTCAAGGGCGGTGCCGAGATTGTCGACGTCGTGACCTTCGCCCGCGTTGTCATTGGCGCTGACTTGCCCATATAAGAGACGAACACATTGGCTCCGCTGGAGAAATCTGATGGCAAGAATCGAAATCTACACGACCCCGACCTGCCCCTATTGCCACGCCGCCAAGGCGCTGCTGGCCGACAAGGGCGCCGACTATACCGAGATCACCGTGCTTGATCCTGACCTGCGCGAAAAGATGACCGAGCGCGCCAATGGCCGCCGCACCGTGCCGCAAATCTTCATCGGCGAGACCCATGTCGGCGGCTATGACGATATGGCCGCGCTCGACCGTCAGGGCGAACTCGACGCGCTGCTGGCCGGCTAATAGGCTACTGAAATATCGAAGTAGACCTCATGGTGAGCCTGTCGAACCACGAGGTCGTGGCCTCCATCCCAAAGGGCAATCCATTGAAAATCGCTGCTATCCAGATGCGCTCGGGGCTTGATCCTGATGCCAATATCGCCGCGCTCGAGCCCATGCTGGCCGAGGCGGTTGCGGCAGGCGCCAGCTATGTGCTGACACCTGAGGTAACGGTGATTTTTCCCGAGAACCGGGACCAGCTGGCCAGCGTTGCCGCGCCGTTCGAGGATCATCCGCAGCTGCGCCGCATTGGCGAACTGGCCAGGCACTACGGCATCCACATCCATATCGGCTCGCTCGCTGTGCCGCTGCCTGATGGACGCTTTGCCAATCGCTCGGTGCTGTTCGGGCCAGACGGCGCGATCGCGGCCACCTATGACAAGATCCACCTGTTCGACGCGACCATCGAAGGTCTCAACGCCTATCGCGAGAGCGCGACCTATGCCGGTGGCGAACAGGCGGTGACGGCCTCTGTCGGCGATTTCACGCTCGGCATGTCGATCTGCTACGACATGCGGTTCCCCAAGCTCTACAACGCCTTGGCCAATGCCGGCGCAACGCTGATTGCCGTCCCTGCCGCCTTCACCGTGCCGACGGGGCAGGCGCATTGGCACGTGCTGCTGCGCGCCCGCGCCATCGAAACCGGCTCTTATGTGATTGCGGCAGCGCAGGGCGGCCAGCATCCCAATGGCCGCGCCACCTACGGCCATTCGATCATCATCGACCCATGGGGCCGCGTCGTCGCCGAGCTGGGGCATGACGAGCCGGGTGTGCTGGTGGCAGAGATTTCTCCTGAACTGGTCACCGACGCGCGCGGCCGTATCCCCGCTCTTGCCAATGCGCGAAACTTTGCCTTGCCGGGGGCGTTGCAGGTCTAGGCTATCGGCCTATATCTAGAGGGCAATTGCCGCTCTCTTTGAGACAGTTATTCCGTGATCCAGTATTCGCTCCACTGCTCCAAAGGCCACCAGTACGACGCCTGGTTCAAGAACGCTGCGGCGTTCGACGAACAGCAGGCGCGCGGTATTGTGACCTGTGCGGTGTGTGGCGATGCAGATGTCGGTAAGGCGCTCATGGCACCCGCCGTGGCCCGGACCGACGGTGAAAGACTTTCCCTCAGCTCCTCCAGCCCTGACGCCATCAAGTTCCGAGAAATGCTGCGCGCCTATCGCCAGAAGGTAACCAGCGAAGCCGACTATGTCGGCGAACGCTTCGCTGAAGAAGCCCGCAAGATCCATTTCGATGAAGCCGAAGCCCGCGGCATCTATGGCCAGGCAACGCGCGACGAAGTTTCCGCGTTACTGGATGACGGCATCGAATTCCTGCCGCTGCCGGACGTTCCCGAAGAGCACAATTAACGCGGCTCCTCAAAGCCTATCAGACCTCATGGTGAGCCTGTCGAACCACGAGGTCGTGCCCCCCATCCGAGCGTCACTTTCGGCGCGACCAAACGGAGACATCACGATGACCACTCTCGATGCAGCCCTTTCGGGCACATTCGCCATTGGCGGCGACCTTGAGATCAACCGCCTGGGCTTTGGCGCCATGCGCATTACCGGTCCGGGTATCTGGGGCCCGCCTGACAATCCCGAAGAAGCCAAGGCCACCCTGCGTCGCCTGCCAGAGCTCAACGTCAACTTCGTCGATACCGCCGAAAGCTATGGTCCCTATGTCAGCGAAGACCTGATCGGCGAGGTGCTGGCGCCCTATTCCAAGGGCACCATCGTCGCCACCAAAAGCGGTCTGACGCGCACCGGTCCCGATGAATGGCACCAGCTGGCCCGCCCGGAATTCCTGCGCCAGGGCGCGATCCAGAGTCTGCGCCGCCTCAAGCTTGAGGTGATCGATCTGTGGCAGCTGCACCGTATCGAAACCCAGACGCCGCGCGCCGACCAGTTCGGCGCCATCGCCCAGATGCAAAAGGATGGCTTGATCCGTCATGTCGGGCTCAGCGAAGTCAGCGTCGACGACATCAAGGAAGCCAGCAAGTACTTCAAGGTGACGACGGTTCAGAACATGTACAACCTCGTCAGCCGCAAGGCCGAGGACGTGCTGAACTATTGCGAAGCCAATGGCATCGGCTTCATTCCGTGGCGCCCGATCGATGGCGGCAATCTCGCGGCAACCAGCGCTGAATTCCGCGCCATCGCTGACAAGCACAATGCCTCGCCAAGCCAGTTGGCGCTGGCCTGGATGCTCAAGCGCTCGCCCGTCATGCTGCCCATTCCCGGCACCGGCAAGGTCAAGCACCTCGAAGACAACGTCGCCGCTGCAGCCATCAAGCTGAGCGATGACGACTTCGCCACCCTCGACCGCGTCGGCAAGAAGGGCTGATCGCCGAACTGAACTGACCATATCGGGGCCGGCAGCGAACACGCTGTCGGCCTCTGCCGTTTCTTATCCCCGCGCCAGGTGCGCAGCGACCAAAGATCGTCGCTTGGGCAGGTCATCAATGTGGGGGAGGTTTAGGTCGGTCCGATGGGGAGGGTGGAATCCCCGCCATCGAACCTGACCAGTCAGCAGCCTTGGCAGACCGCTGGTGGCTGAGGGCCGTTTAACATGAAGTTTTGGCGG from Devosia sp. 2618 carries:
- a CDS encoding RNA-binding S4 domain-containing protein gives rise to the protein MAGTLEPVRKERLDKFLFFARAIKSRTLAQKFIESGAVRVNSERTDRSDLKVGAGDVLTMSLHNRITVWRILDCGTRRGPAPEAQALYEDLSPPALPKSEQSPYEAAIAPRGDGAGRPTKKERRDTDKLRGGDE
- a CDS encoding GIY-YIG nuclease family protein — encoded protein: MAWVYIMANRRFGTTYVGATNDLMRRVWEHKNDVVPSFTRTHQCHLLVYFEEHQSIYDAMQREHNIKHWVRAWKDALIEADNPEWSDLFYGIAPG
- the fdxA gene encoding ferredoxin FdxA, yielding MTYIVTDNCIACKYTDCVEVCPVDCFYEGENMLVIHPDECIDCGVCEPECPAEAIKPDTESGLDEWLALNTKYASMWPNLTERRDPLPEAKEKDGEDGKLAKYFSAEAGEGD
- a CDS encoding CarD family transcriptional regulator; its protein translation is MVAKKVQTRLGFKTGEYVVYPAHGVGVIVSIEEQEVAGLTLELFVISFEQDKLTLRVPVAKVKSVGMRKLAEEDLVTQALTTVTGRARVKRTMWSRRAQEYEAKINSGDLIAISEVVRDLYRSEEQPEQSYSERQLFEQAMDRMSREIGAVNKLTLTEAVQLIEKNLAKSPKRTKADAAESDEEAAA
- a CDS encoding molybdopterin-binding protein; translation: MKLSARNQIKGTVVEVIKGATTSHVRIDIGGGNVVTASITNAAVDELGLVAGKPAYAVIKASDVMVGVD
- a CDS encoding SAM-dependent methyltransferase; translation: MSQPPAIFDTALVTAHLARRPAKGDFVTELVLADLEDRLGALIRDFPRAMIIGPDMDLLPQTLRSASAQISFERHAAFARDDGIPGNEGDNFNLIVSILHLQVVNDVPGYLARLRARLAPDGLLMIAALGGETLTELREAFLAADALVFGGASARVAPMIQVRDGGALLQRAGLALPVADVETHVVRYPNPFALMQELKDFGAANPLVDRSKKPATRALLAAAAEAYAERDADPDGRVRATLEIIWLSGWVPHESQQKPLKPGSATTRLGDVLGLTDNNPK
- a CDS encoding ComF family protein; amino-acid sequence: MRQLGGALLDLAYPPVCLNCDAPTASPNTLCSQCFRAMRPITAPLCPRLGIPFDASLGPDALSAEALADPPPFNRARAAVIYNEVARTLVSRLKYGDRPELAQFCARLMAGAGHELWAGDPVLVPVPLHPTRQRERRYNQSAELAHALGRLTGLQVDTALVQRIRKTRQQVGLSGDGRQRNVAGAFAVHPTMLVRLKGRRVVLIDDVYTTGATIKAVTRTLLKGGAEIVDVVTFARVVIGADLPI
- the grxC gene encoding glutaredoxin 3, with protein sequence MARIEIYTTPTCPYCHAAKALLADKGADYTEITVLDPDLREKMTERANGRRTVPQIFIGETHVGGYDDMAALDRQGELDALLAG
- a CDS encoding carbon-nitrogen hydrolase family protein; the protein is MVSLSNHEVVASIPKGNPLKIAAIQMRSGLDPDANIAALEPMLAEAVAAGASYVLTPEVTVIFPENRDQLASVAAPFEDHPQLRRIGELARHYGIHIHIGSLAVPLPDGRFANRSVLFGPDGAIAATYDKIHLFDATIEGLNAYRESATYAGGEQAVTASVGDFTLGMSICYDMRFPKLYNALANAGATLIAVPAAFTVPTGQAHWHVLLRARAIETGSYVIAAAQGGQHPNGRATYGHSIIIDPWGRVVAELGHDEPGVLVAEISPELVTDARGRIPALANARNFALPGALQV
- a CDS encoding DUF1178 family protein, with protein sequence MIQYSLHCSKGHQYDAWFKNAAAFDEQQARGIVTCAVCGDADVGKALMAPAVARTDGERLSLSSSSPDAIKFREMLRAYRQKVTSEADYVGERFAEEARKIHFDEAEARGIYGQATRDEVSALLDDGIEFLPLPDVPEEHN
- a CDS encoding aldo/keto reductase translates to MTTLDAALSGTFAIGGDLEINRLGFGAMRITGPGIWGPPDNPEEAKATLRRLPELNVNFVDTAESYGPYVSEDLIGEVLAPYSKGTIVATKSGLTRTGPDEWHQLARPEFLRQGAIQSLRRLKLEVIDLWQLHRIETQTPRADQFGAIAQMQKDGLIRHVGLSEVSVDDIKEASKYFKVTTVQNMYNLVSRKAEDVLNYCEANGIGFIPWRPIDGGNLAATSAEFRAIADKHNASPSQLALAWMLKRSPVMLPIPGTGKVKHLEDNVAAAAIKLSDDDFATLDRVGKKG